One genomic region from Buteo buteo chromosome 12, bButBut1.hap1.1, whole genome shotgun sequence encodes:
- the LOC142037796 gene encoding cullin-9-like isoform X1, translated as MVNERHNGNLLVHLGAKLQAYPEELLRQRRGHDGQPEYLIQWSIISLEERAVEGSSASSAETKPENISMWMSAEEVCASCPALLGKRKLEGQWVKEEKAASPFAADVPLDEASLLEMKADVRSLTQRAGRQMAETGAPESSILNTIHVLSAYASIGSLAGAFKETGALDLLMKMLCHKEKQIRRSAGKMLRALASHDAGSWAYVLLSLSQQDGIEQHMDFDSRYTLLELFAETTSSEEHCMSFEGIHLPQIPGKLLFVLVKRYLCVTSLMDKLSSGVEQGGEQQDCVVPSPLAEERSRVKQEFEFSMAMANLILELVHVMGWDHGHKPEPLPQQELRPRTTRSIFQHRATSCTVAQAAPAPPPKEPSIFKTRSAFPSRSSYVEYVQANLVRGMRVRMLEDYEQVSAGDEGDFRQSNDGTPPVQVYWQALGCTYWVHWHMVEIIGPSGQEEHEGQEKVSALTRNHKLAAVAQPFFCKPFGGLYSLPYLGEQPAKAAEALSRAEWWELLFFVKKLEVQEQKEIISLIQQDQGEQLSEVDEEALIQLSVPAELAQKMLRVLEQRCQGSAQCDLRGSHVYAKYFLGRGAEQDGGGGPAVSSEGAGCRSAGPEATAAKEDLSAATVPPQAPAAAAKSDSQLFSELLEREGLLFPEVTEEQIKALGSCEGASERGSLAKIAAVVDVVQSSSSEVGLRLAGLKHIVKILEEEPEAEQQVGRAQGGLGTRSVGEKLAKVAAELLSAEAAEKALVAVTLRLLAALMAKYDWRVPFATEGGVRAVLACMRQHAASALVQQAGLAALKVLVGAAAGEPGGAGGKPLNHADAQMMREIFASIGSACSEGSSGLLSAIPAAVSTLQRVPGGSSGVRNGLLVVNMLMDGHRGLAEQLASCDLPRVLQSCWRDGQSAGCPHAMLALGAINRLAEHRLPPGPETAGREAPLDLRGVRTLLGGLGDGVLSKEVVVALERQLCGEGPVPSGEAARLLRDPRCFRLLLRGFELLGAEKGVSLSVLRILNKFLDGYQEDVLPWHECVEPCLSSLSAHSSDREVVQEVVGFLHRLATASKDCAVVMCRVGTREALSKALDKHGTAPALAPALLDLVIDCEKYASLYKKLTTSILAGCIQLVLGQIEEHRRSHRPIGIPFFDVFLRNLCRGSSVEVKEDKCWEKVQVSSNPHRASKLTDRNPKTYWESNGSTGSHFITVHMQCGVVVREMSMLVASEDSSYMPARVVVLGGDSPATVRTELNAVTVLPSDSRVILLENMTRFWPVIQIRVKRCQQGGIDTRVRGIEVLGPKPTFWPIFKEQLCRRTFLSCTARAHAWCQEICRDRGRLLQLFSRLNRALRHEQGFADRFLPDDEAARALGRTCWEALVTPLVQSITSPDPCGVSPLAWLLSEYLESVEPPGCAASRGAVFGSRVRRLTQLLVHVDPGGGGLEPEEARAAGGKEGKNKEVPARAAKAAVEKSSSLRDISQCWRGVVQQQVQRFLEAAGQAPDLVERYCGLYQRLRGATEELFGQQAAFVLALGQGFAGALLQLSFLTTLHVSEQFARYLDVQIQELHGAAGSAGPLRRLQRILEPFVVFSGLELAHTFEHFYRHYLGDRLLAQGPSWLEGAIVEQIGLCFPSRFPQEMLSNLAESEELQQQFYLFQLQERDKRLLELDADPDEAPGTASVADGPEVKVLALSPRCWPVSPFCYMDEPGRFFPAALSSPLDEFADFCRRSQSQLGWECTKPRRLQWTWLGHAELRFGDCVLHVSTLQMYVLLRFNSAEEVAVEALLQATGLPADLVHHALTPLTHGEGVLVRSCAPGAPGALRLNQAALARASGRHLRLLPRQRYLRAERADVSALERKRNVLCCLITRILKVEKQLHLDNLVFRVIDACQKGELGPGLRFLSFCCHSVDVLSCVLHLLNQGYLRRQEERPHVLEYISAEPTPPPTSQVQPQVAFQTVEIKTAASPASAERRQTFSTFR; from the exons ATGGTGAATGAGAGGCATAATGGCAACCTGCTTGTGCACCTGGGAGCCAAACTGCAGGCCTACCCGGAGGAGCTGCTCCGGCAGCGGCGAGGCCACGATGGCCAGCCCGAGTACCTGATCCAGTGGAGCATCATCAGCTTGGAAGAGAGAGCCGTGGAAGGCAGCAGTGCCTCCTCCGCAGAGACCAAGCCGGAGAACATCTCGATGTGGATGTCTGCAGAAGAGGTCTGTGCCAGctgcccggcgctgctgggCAAGAGGAAGCTGGAAGGGCAGTGGGTgaaagaggagaaggcagcCAGCCCGTTCGCTGCAGATGTCCCGCTGGATGAAGCCTCGCTGCTGGAGATGAAGGCTGATGTCAGGAGCCTGACGCAGCGAGCTGGCCGTCAGATGGCCGAGACCGGGGCCCCGGAGTCCTCCATCCTCAACACCATCCACGTGCTGAGCGCGTACGCCAGCATTGGCTCGCTGGCGGGCGCCTTCAAGGAGACGGGAGCCCTCGACTTGCTGATGAAGATGCTGTGCCACAAGGAGAAGCAAATCCGCCGCAGTGCCGGCAAGATGCTGAGGGCCCTGGCTTCGCACGATGCAg GGAGCTGGGCCTATGTCCTGCTGTCTCTGAGCCAGCAGGATGGCATTGAGCAGCACATGGACTTCGACAGTCGCTACACCTTGCTGGAGCTGTTTGCCGAGACGACATCCTCTGAAGAGCACTGCATGTCCTTTGAGGGGATTCACCTTCCCCAG ATCCCCGGGAAGCTACTGTTCGTTCTGGTGAAGCGCTACCTGTGTGTCACTTCTCTGATGGACAAGCTCAGCAGTGGCgtggagcagggaggggagcagcaggaCTGCGTTGTGCCGAGCCCGCTCGCTGAGGAGAGGAGCCGTGTGAAGCAGGAGTTTGAGTTCAGCATGGCTATGGCAAACCTCATCTTGGAGCTGGTGCACGTGATGGGCTGGGACCACGGCCACAAGCCAGAGCCGCTGCCCCAACAGGAGCTACGGCCTCGCACTACCCGCTCCATCTTCCAGCATAGGGCCACATCCTGCACTGTTGCTCAAGCAGCCCCCGCTCCCCCACCGAAAGAGCCCAGCATCTTCAAGACGCGCTCGGCCTTCCCAAGCCGCAGCAGCTACGTGGAGTACGTGCAGGCGAACCTGGTGCGCGGCATGAGGGTACGCATGCTGGAGGACTACGAGCAGGTCAGCGCGGGGGACGAGGGTGACTTCCGCCAGAGCAACGACGGCACGCCGCCCGTGCAG GTGTACTGGCAAGCCCTAGGCTGTACCTACTGGGTTCACTGGCACATGGTGGAGATCATCGGCCCTTCGGGGCAAGAGGAGCATGAGGGCCAGGAGAAGGTGTCCGCCCTGACACGCAACCACAAACTGGCAGCAG tTGCGCAGCCGTTTTTCTGCAAGCCCTTTGGGGGCCTGTACTCTCTGCCTTACCTGGGGGAGCAGCCGGCCAAGGCTGCAGAGGCCCTGAGCCGTGCCGAGTGGTGGGAGCTGCTCTTCTTCGTGAAGAAGCTGGAAGTGCAGGAGCAGAAAGAGATCATCTCTCTCATCCAGCAGGACCAGGGAGAGCAG CTGTCGGAGGTGGATGAAGAAGCCCTGATCCAGCTGTCAGTACCTGCGGAGCTGGCCCAGAAGATGCTGCGGGTCTTGGAGCAGCGGTGCCAGGGCAGCGCTCAGTGTGACCTGCGCGGCTCCCACGTCTACGCCAAATACTTCCTCGGCCGGGGGGCCGAGCAGGATGGCGGGGGTGGCCCCGCGGTGTCCTCGGAGGGTGCCGGCTGCAGGAGCGCTGGCCCTGAAGCCACGGCGGCGAAGGAAGACCTTTCCGCAGCCACAGTGCCGCCCCAAGCCCCGGCTGCGGCGGCCAAGTCGGATTCCCAGCTGTTCAGCGAGCTCCTGGAGAGGGAAGGGCTGTTGTTCCCCGAGGTGACGGAGGAGCAGATCAAAG CGTTGGGCAGCTGCGAGGGGGCGAGCGAGAGGGGCTCGCTGGCCAAGATCGCAGCCGTGGTGGACGTGgtccagagcagcagctcggagGTGGGGCTGCGCTTAGCCGGGCTCAAGCACATCGTGAAGATCCTGGAGGAGGAGCCCGAGGCCGAGCAGCAAGTCGGCAGAGCCCAGGGCGGGCTGGGGACCAGGAGCGTTGG GGAGAAGCTGGCGAAGGTGGCGGCGGAGCTGCTGAGCGCCGAGGCGGCAGAGAAGGCCCTGGTGGCGGTGACGCTGCGGCTGCTGGCCGCGCTGATGGCGAAGTACGACTGGCGCGTGCCGTTCGCCACGGAGGGCGGCGTGCGGGCCGTGCTGGCCTGCATGCGGCAGCACGCCGCCTCTGCCCTGGTGCAGCAGGCCGGCCTGGCG GCCCTGAAGGTGTTGGTGGGAGCCGCGGCCGGTGAGCCGGGAGGTGCCGGTGGGAAGCCCCTGAACCACGCCGACGCGCAGATGATGCGGGAGATCTTTGCCAGCATCGGCTCTGCCTGCAGCGAGGGCTCGTCCGGCCTGCTGAGTGCCATCCCTGCTGCCGTCAGCACCCTGCAGAGGGTCCCAGG GGGCTCCTCAGGCGTGCGGAACGGCTTGCTGGTGGTGAACATGCTGATGGACGGCCACCGGGGCCTGGCGGAGCAGCTGGCGAGCTGCGATctccccagggtgctgcagagctgctggcggGACGGGCAGAGCGCCGGCTGCCCTCACGCGATGCTGGCCCTCGGCGCCATCAACCGCCTCGCGGAGCACCGGCTGCCCCCGGGCCCGGAGACGGCAG GCAGAGAGGCCCCGCTGGACCTGAGGGGCGTGCGGACGCTGCTGGGCGGCCTGGGGGACGGCGTCTTGTCcaaggaggtggtggtggcgCTGGAGCGGCAGCTCTGCGGCGAAGGCCCCGTCCCCTCCGGCGAGGCGGCCCGGCTGCTGCGGGACCCCAGATgcttcaggctgctgctgcgCGGCTTCGAGCTGCTGGGGGCGGAGAAGGGCGTGAGCCTGAGCGTCCTCAG GATCCTGAACAAGTTCCTGGACGGTTACCAAGAGGACGTGCTGCCCTGGCACGAGTGCGTGGAGCCCTGTTTGTCCTCCCTGAGCGCCCACAGCAGCGACCGGGAG GTGGTGCAGGAGGTGGTCGGCTTCCTGCACCGGCTGGCCACCGCCAGCAAGGACTGCGCGGTGGTGATGTGCCGCGTGGGCACCCGCGAGGCTCTGTCCAAAGCCCTGGACAAGCACGGCACGGCCCCGGCGCTGGCGCCGGCCCTGCTCGACCTGGTGATCGACTGCGAGAAGTACGCCAGCCTCTACAAGAAGCTGACGACCAGCATCTTGGCCGGCTGCATCCAG CTGGTCCTGGGGCAGATTGAGGAGCACCGCCGGAGCCACCGGCCCATCGGCATCCCCTTCTTTGACGTCTTTCTGCGCAACCTGTGCCGAG GCTCCAGCGTGGAGGTGAAGGAGGACAAGTGTTGGGAGAAGGTGCAGGTCTCCTCCAACCCCCACCGGGCCAGCAAGCTCACCGACAGGAACCCCAAGACCTACTGGGAGTCGAACGGCAGCACCGGCTCCCACTTCATCACCGTCCACATGCAGTGCGGCGTGGTGGTCAG GGAGATGAGCATGCTGGTGGCCAGCGAGGACTCCAGCTACATGCCGGCCCGCGTCGTGGTGCTGGGGGGAGACAGCCCGGCCACCGTCAGGACGGAGCTCAACGCG GTGACCGTCCTGCCCTCGGACAGCAGAGTGATCCTGCTGGAGAACATGACCCGCTTCTGGCCCGTCATCCAGATCCGGGTGAAGCGGTGCCAGCAG GGCGGCATCGACACGCGCGTGCGTGGCATCGAGGTGCTGGGTCCCAAGCCGACTTTCTGGCCCATCTTCAAGGAGCAGCTGTGCCGGCGGACGTTCCTCTCCTGCACTGCTCGGGCTCACGCCTGGTGCCAGGAGATCTGCCGCGACCGGGGGCgactgctgcagctcttcagcag GCTGAACCGGGCGCTGCGGCACGAGCAGGGCTTCGCCGACCGCTTCCTTCCCGACGACGAGGCGGCCCGCGCCTTGGGCAGGACGTGCTGGGAGGCCCTGGTGACCCCCTTGGTGCAGAGCATCACCAGCCCAG ACCCGTGCGGCGTCAGCCCCCTGGCCTGGCTGCTGAGCGAGTACCTGGAGAGCGTGGAGCCGCCCGGCTGCGCCGCGAGCCGCGGTGCCGTCTTCGGTTCCCGCGTGCGGCGCCTGACCCAGCTCCTGGTGCACGTGGACCCCGGCGGCGGTGGCCTGGAGCCGGAGGAGGCGAGGGCAGCCG gcgggaaggaggggaagaacaAGGAGGTGCCGGCCAGGGCCGCGAAGGCGGCGGTGGAGAAGTCGAGTAGTCTGCGGGACATCTCGCAGTGCTGGCGTGGCGTGGTGCAGCAGCAG GTGCAGCGGTTCCTGGAGGCGGCGGGGCAGGCGCCGGACCTCGTGGAGCGATACTGCGGGCTGTACCAGCGCCTGCGCGGCGCCACGGAGGAGCTCTTCGGGCAGCAGGCCGCCTTCGTGCTGGCCCTGGGCCAGGGCTTCGCGGGGGCTTTGCTGCAGCTCTCCTTCCTTACCACCCTGCAC GTGAGCGAGCAGTTCGCCCGCTACCTTGACGTGCAGATCCAGGAGCTCCACGGGGCTGCGGGCAGCGCGGGGCCGCTGCGGCGGCTGCAGCGGATCCTGGAGCCCTTCGTCGTCTTCAGCGGCCTGGAGCTCGCCCACACCTTCGAGCACTTCTACCG GCACTACCTGGGGGACCGGCTCCTGGCGCAAGGGCCGTCGTGGCTGGAAGGAGCCATCGTGGAGCAGATCGGGCTGTGCTTCCCCAGCCGCTTCCCCCAAGAGATGCTGAGCAACTTGGCCGAGTCGGAGGAGCTCCAGCAGCAGTTCtacctcttccagctgcaggagcGGGACAAgcggctgctggagctggacgCGGACCCGGACGAG GCACCGGGGACGGCCTCGGTGGCGGACGGGCCGGAGGTGAAGGTGCTAGCCCTGTCCCCGCGCTGCTGGCCCGTTTCCCCGTTCTGCTACATGGATGAACCCGGGAGGTTTTTCCCGGCGGCGCTGAGCTCCCCGCTGGACGAGTTCGCCGACTTCTGCCGGCGGA GCCAGagccagctgggctgggagtGCACGAAGCCCCGGCGGTTGCAGTGGACGTGGCTGGGCCACGCCGAGCTGCGGTTTGGAGACTGCGTCCTCCACGTGTCCACGCTGCAGATGTACGTCCTGCTGCGCTTCAACAGCGCCGAG GAGGTGGCCGTGGAGGCCCTGCTGCAGGCTACGGGGCTCCCCGCTGACCTGGTGCACCACGCGCTGACGCCGCTGACCCACGGCGAGGGCGTCCTGGTGCGGAGCTGCGCGCCGGGAG CTCCAGGTGCGCTGCGGCTGAACCAGGCGGCCCTGGCCCGTGCCTCTGGCCGCCACCTGAGGCTGCTGCCCCGGCAGAGGTACCTGCGGGCAGAGAGGGCTGACGTCAGCGCcctggaaaggaagaggaacGTCCTCTGCTGCCTCATCACCCGCATCCTCAAGGTGGAGAAGCAGCTCCACCTTGACAACCTGGTGTTTAGG GTGATCGATGCCTGCCAGAAGGGCGagctggggccggggctgcgATTCCTGAGCTTCTGCTGCCACAGCGTGGACGTGCTGTCCTGTGTCCTGCACCTGCTGAACCAGGGCTATCTCCGGCGCCAGGAGGAGAGGCCTCATGTCTTGGAATACATCTCTGCTGAACCCACACCACCCCCTACCTCCCAGGTCCAGCCCCAGGTTGCCTTCCAGACTGTAGAAATCAAGACAGCAGCAAGCCCGGCCTCTGCCGAAAGGAGACAGACTTTTTCCACCTTCAGGTAG